In Musa acuminata AAA Group cultivar baxijiao chromosome BXJ3-11, Cavendish_Baxijiao_AAA, whole genome shotgun sequence, one DNA window encodes the following:
- the LOC103970769 gene encoding alanine aminotransferase 2 translates to MRRFATERAKRLLFGSLLASRSPPSAFLCSSPPAAAAMDSAAGVVTVDTINPKVLKCEYAVRGEIVSHAQRLQQELQDKPGSHPFDEILYCNIGNPQSLGQHPVTFFREVLALCDHPSLLDKSETHALFSADAIARAWQILDVIPGRATGAYSHSQGIKGLRDAIAAGIADRDGFPANPDDIFLTDGASPAVHMMMQLLIRSEKDGILCPIPQYPLYSASIALHGGSLVPYYLDESTGWGLEISELKKQLEDARSKGITVRALVVINPGNPTGQVLAEENQREIVNFCKNEGLVLLADEVYQENIYVDDKKFNSFKKITRSMGYSDDEIPLVSFQSVSKGYYGECGKRGGYMEVTGFNAGVREQIYKVASVNLCSNISGQILASLVMNPPRVGDESYESFNAEKNGILSSLARRAKALEDAFNNLEGVSCNKAEGAMYLFPRLRLPQKAFAAAKAVNAAPDAFYARRLLDATGIVVVPGSGFGQVPGTWHVRCTILPQEDKIPAIISRLKAFHEAFMEEFRD, encoded by the exons ATGCGTCGATTTGCCACGGAGAGAGCGAAAAGGCTGCTCTTTGGTTCGCTCCTCGCCTCGCGGTCTCCGCCTTCTGCTTTCCTCTGTTCTTcaccccccgccgccgccgccatggaTTCCGCTGCTGGTGTTGTCACTGTCGACACGATCAACCCAAAG GTTTTAAAATGTGAGTATGCTGTTCGTGGTGAGATTGTTAGCCATGCGCAG CGCTTACAACAGGAGCTGCAAGACAAACCAGGGTCCCATCCCTTCGATGAG ATACTGTACTGCAATATTGGGAATCCTCAGTCTCTTGGTCAGCATCCTGTTACCTTTTTCCGTGAG GTTCTTGCGCTGTGTGACCATCCATCTCTTTTGGACAAAAGTGAAACTCACGCCTTGTTCAG tgCTGATGCAATAGCAAGAGCATGGCAGATTTTAGATGTGATTCCTGGTAGGGCTACAGGAGCATATAGCCATAGTCAG GGTATCAAAGGTTTACGAGATGCAATTGCTGCTGGAATTGCTGATCGGGATGGTTTTCCTGCCAATCCAGATGATATTTTCCTAACAGATGGAGCAAGTCCTGCG GTGCACATGATGATGCAGTTGTTAATAAGATCTGAGAAAGATGGCATTTTGTGCCCCATTCCTCAGTACCCTTTGTATTCTGCTTCCATTGCCCTTCATGGTGGTTCTCTT GTTCCGTATTACCTTGATGAATCAACAGGATGGGGATTGGAGATTTCAGAGCTTAAGAAACAACTGGAAGATGCTCGATCCAAGGGGATCACAGTGAGGGCATTAGTCGTGATAAATCCAGGCAATCCCACCGGACAG GTTCTTGCAGAGGAAAACCAAAGGGAGATAGTCAACTTTTGCAAGAATGAAGGGCTGGTCCTTCTGGCAGACGAG GTATATCAAGAAAATATATATGTCGATGATAAGAAATTCAACTCTTTCAAGAAGATCACAAGATCCATGGGATATAGCGATGATGAGATCCCTTTGGTATCATTTCAATCTGTTTCTAAAG GTTACTATGGAGAATGCGGAAAAAGGGGCGGGTACATGGAGGTCACTGGCTTTAATGCCGGAGTGAGAGAACAAATCTACAAGGTGGCATCCGTAAACCTTTGCTCCAACATCTCCGGCCAAATCCTTGCCAGTCTTGTTATGAATCCACCAAGG GTCGGAGACGAATCATATGAATCTTTCAATGCGGAGAAAAATGGGATTCTTTCGTCTCTAGCTAGACGTGCCAAG GCATTGGAAGATGCATTCAACAACTTAGAGGGCGTGAGCTGCAACAAAGCAGAGGGCGCAATGTATCTCTTTCCTCGCCTGCGCCTACCACAGAAGGCTTTCGCAGCTGCCAAAGCAGTTAATGCAGCACCAGATGCATTCTACGCTCGACGTCTTCTCGAcgccaccggcatcgtcgtcgttCCTGGATCCGGCTTTGGGCAG gtccccgGAACATGGCACGTCAGATGCACGATCCTGCCGCAGGAGGACAAAATCCCCGCCATCATATCCCGGCTCAAGGCGTTCCATGAAGCTTTCATGGAAGAGTTCCGTGACTGA
- the LOC135652794 gene encoding RING-H2 finger protein ATL3-like encodes MSGTEQSTGGVGRLSPMTTTGIMVAAVVAFFVLFVLAFFLYLRAKCYWGAIPVAAGTRLASFAATRPGGLDAAAVAALPSVVVSAGALKESLECAVCICELSEGDAARLLPKCGHAFHLECIDMWFCSHSTCPLCRTSAELVKPESAVPGAESVPGDSHSVEPSLNSAANVLSYTSEGRVASGSFGGPEGSSSTSGSSYVRSEDALVTEMPRTTVDGFQTPCSPLPVERTPDEEIRSPTTPALRSLRRLLIRGSRMADASCSPRRCDIEQGRRPPSPKTATSS; translated from the coding sequence ATGTCCGGAACAGAGCAGTCGACGGGAGGCGTTGGACGGTTGTCCCCGATGACGACCACCGGGATCATGGTCGCAGCGGTGGTCGCCTTCTTCGTTCTCTTTGTCCTCGCCTTCTTCCTGTACCTCCGCGCCAAGTGCTACTGGGGCGCCATCCCCGTCGCCGCTGGCACCCGCTTGGCCTCCTTCGCCGCCACGCGGCCGGGCGGCCTCGACGCTGCTGCCGTCGCGGCGCTTCCTTCGGTGGTGGTCTCCGCCGGGGCCTTGAAGGAGAGCCTGGAGTGCGCGGTCTGCATCTGCGAGCTGTCAGAGGGCGACGCCGCACGGTTGCTGCCCAAGTGCGGCCACGCCTTCCATCTCGAGTGCATCGACATGTGGTTCTGCTCCCACTCCACCTGCCCGCTCTGCCGGACCTCGGCGGAGCTCGTGAAGCCCGAGAGTGCTGTTCCCGGCGCTGAATCGGTTCCCGGCGATAGTCACTCCGTCGAACCGTCGCTGAATTCTGCGGCAAATGTGCTGTCTTACACGTCAGAGGGTCGGGTCGCCAGTGGAAGTTTCGGCGGACCGGAAGGGAGCTCAAGCACTTCTGGCTCTTCTTATGTGAGGTCAGAGGACGCATTGGTGACTGAGATGCCGAGGACAACGGTGGATGGCTTCCAAACTCCGTGCTCGCCATTGCCTGTGGAGAGGACTCCTGATGAAGAGATCAGGTCGCCGACAACACCGGCGTTGAGGTCATTGCGGAGGCTTCTGATCCGTGGTAGCAGGATGGCTGATGCTTCCTGTAGTCCTCGAAGATGTGATATCGAGCAGGGAAGACGTCCGCCAAGTCCTAAAACAGCGACGAGTTCATGA
- the LOC103970771 gene encoding RING-H2 finger protein ATL3 yields the protein MSDTVQSTAVVGGLSLATTTGFMVAAVLVIFILLIFVFVLYLNAKRWNGANPVSGRGRARLVFVAEPAVGPQQRGLDAAVIEALPSVSFRPEDFEEAVECAVCLCRLAEGEATRLLPKCNHAFHRECIDMWFYSHSTCPLCRSPVVLDEPETADNSTAAVASDARAGGSSSHSPANLSRASVGGSGSASVSSASRLEGALAIEITRGEVDGFQAPSRLPEEDLRSPTAAALRSLRRLLSCGSRMAGDVEQGCLPVPKPPPSS from the coding sequence ATGTCCGATACGGTGCAGTCGACGGCCGTCGTCGGTGGGCTGTCGCTGGCGACGACCACCGGGTTCATGGTCGCAGCAGTGCTCGTCATCTTCATACTCTTGATCTTTGTGTTCGTTCTGTACCTCAACGCCAAGCGGTGGAACGGCGCCAACCCAGTCTCCGGCCGCGGCCGCGCCCGCCTGGTCTTCGTCGCGGAGCCTGCCGTCGGCCCGCAGCAACGCGGCCTCGATGCGGCCGTCATCGAGGCGCTCCCGTCGGTGTCGTTCCGACCCGAGGACTTCGAGGAGGCCGTGGAGTGCGCCGTCTGCCTCTGCAGGCTGGCGGAAGGCGAGGCCACGCGCCTGCTGCCCAAATGCAACCATGCCTTCCACCGGGAGTGCATCGACATGTGGTTCTACTCCCACTCCACCTGTCCGCTCTGCCGGAGCCCGGTCGTGCTCGACGAGCCCGAGACCGCTGATAACAGCACCGCAGCCGTTGCTTCCGATGCGCGTGCGGGGGGGTCATCGTCTCACTCCCCGGCGAATTTGTCTCGGGCCAGTGTTGGAGGCTCGGGCTCTGCTTCAGTCTCTTCTGCAAGCAGGTTGGAGGGGGCATTGGCGATAGAGATAACAAGGGGAGAAGTGGATGGGTTCCAAGCTCCGAGCAGGCTCCCTGAGGAAGACCTCAGGTCGCCGACGGCAGCAGCGTTGAGATCGCTGCGAAGGCTTCTGAGCTGCGGAAGCAGGATGGCTGGTGATGTCGAGCAGGGATGTCTTCCGGTCCCCAAGCCGCCGCCGAGTTCATGA